The stretch of DNA TACCAGAATTCAGGATTACCATGAGGCCAAAATATATTAGCGAAATTTTCAACACTTTGAGGATTAAGGAAATTAGGAATACACAAACTTTCATAAGATGGCAAGTGTGGAATTTGCCCTATGTAGCCAGTATGTAATGGTATTTCTGaatgatttttcattttggtCTCTAAgggaaattcaaatatttttttttgaatatcaaAGATACCCTCTCTAGTTTCAT from Solanum stenotomum isolate F172 unplaced genomic scaffold, ASM1918654v1 scaffold34038, whole genome shotgun sequence encodes:
- the LOC125852340 gene encoding deoxypodophyllotoxin synthase-like is translated as MASTKVKIPTIDFSNPELKPNTPLWESTKVQLFEALQEYGCIEAIYGENPNETREGIFDIQKKIFEFPLETKMKNHSEIPLHTGYIGQIPHLPSYESLCIPNFLNPQSVENFANIFWPHGNPEFCNLVKSYANSLLKLDEMMKRMIL